In Actinopolyspora saharensis, the genomic window CCGGCTCGGCGTGGTCGTAGCCGAGCAGGTGCAGGACCCCGTGCACCGTCAGCAGGTAGAGCTCGTCCTCCATCCTGTGCCCCGCGTTGCGCGCCTGGTCCCTGGCGAACTCGGGGCAGAGCACGATGTCGCCCAGCACCCCCGGCCCGGAGTCGGTGGACTCCGGCGAACGCGGCGCCTCGTACTCCTCCATGGGGAACGCCATCACGTCGGTGGGTCCGGAGAGGTCCATCCAGCGCTCGTGCAGATCGGCCATGACGTCGAGCTCCACCAGGACGATGGACAGCTCGGCCAGCCTGCTGACCCCCATCTGATCCAGCGCGAAACGCGCCACGGAAACGATGGTCGTCTCCGGAACGCCGACAGCGGACTCGTTAGCGATCTCGATGCTCATGCCTGTTTCCGTGCCCGCCCCTCGGGTCGTTCCGTCGACTGGGTGTCGCCGCCGCTCTCCTGCCGTGCCTGCCAGCGGTCGTAGGCGTTGACGATCTCACCGACCAGGCGGTGCCGCACCACGTCCTGGCTGTCCAGCGTGCAGAAGTACACGTCGTCGATGCCCTCCAGGATCTCGCGCACGACCTTCAGGCCGCTGCGCTGACCACCGGGGAGATCGATCTGGGTCACGTCGCCGGTGACCACGATCTGCGAGCCGAAACCCAGCCGGGTGAGGAACATCTTCATCTGCTCCGGCGTGGTGTTCTGCGCCTCGTCCAGGATGATGAAGGCGTCGTTGAGCGTGCGCCCGCGCATGTAGGCCAGCGGAGCGATCTCGATGGTGCCCGCCTGGGTGAGCCGCGGGATCGACTCGGGGTCGACCATCTCGTAGAGCGCGTCGTAGAGCGGGCGCAGATACGGGTCGATCTTCTCGTAGAGGCTGCCCGGCAGGTAACCGAGCCGTTCGCCCGCCTCGACCGCGGGGCGGATGAGCACGATCCGGCTGACCTCCTTGGCCTGCAGCGCCCGTACGGCCTTGGCCATGGCCAGGTAGGTCTTCCCCGTGCCCGCGGGTCCGACGCCGAACACCACGGTGTTGTCGTCGATGGCGTCGACGTAGTGCTTCTGGTTGGCTGTCTTCGGACGGATGCTGCGTCCCCGGCGGGACAGCACGTCCATGGCCAGCACGTCGGCGGGGGAGTCGCCGTTGTCCCCCGCGAGCATGGCCACGCTGCGGCGCACGATGTCCGGAGTGAGCTGGTTGCCCTTGGAGACCAGCTCGATCAACTCGTCGAACACGCTCTCCGCGAAGGCGACCTCGGTGGGACCACCGGTGAGCGTCACCTCGTTGCCCCGCACGTGCACGTCCGCTTCGAGGACTTCCTCGACCGTCCGCAGATTCTCGTCCTTGGAACCGAGCAGGGCCAGGACCGCCGTGTCCGGCACGGTGCGGGTCGACTGGGTCTGCTGGGTCTGGGGCGGCTGTCCTGGTTGGGCCGCGGCCCCGTCCGCTGCGATTCCGGCCACGCTGTTACCGGCCTGCTTTCTGCGCTCTGGCGCTGTTTCGGTACTGGATTCCTTCTCCTCCGATGGTAGAGCAACCGGCAACTCGATTGCCGCTCGCCGTTGGCCGCTCCACCTCCGGGAGCGGCCCCGTGAGCGACCACCGGGAGGAGCCGTCAGTGGGCGGGCGACGTTCGTGCGCAGCCGGCCGAACGGACCCCGCTGCCGTCCGGGACGGGGCGGCGCCGTCGTGCGGCGGCCGGAGCTCGCCTGCACGCGGCGGCCCCGGTGCGGAGGCGGACACGCCAGCGGAACTGCGCACCCCGAGGCACCGTGGACGCCGACCCACTCACACCTGCTGGGCAAGGGCTCCGAGCTGCCGCCCACCCAAAACGTGCAGATGCACGTGGAAAACCGTCTGCCCCGCGTCCTCGTTGGTGTTGAACAACAGCCGGTAGCCCGACTCCGCGATGCCTTCGCTCTCGGCGATGTTCGCGGCCACGCGGAACAGTTCGGCCAGCAGCTCCGGGTCGTCGCCAGCCAGCTCGGCCGCGTTGCGGTACCGCTTGCGGGGGACCACCAGCACATGAACGGGGGCCTGGGGGTTGATGTCCCTGATCGCGATGGTGCGCTCGTCGTGGTGCACGAACTCGGCGGGGATCTCGCCGGACATCATGCGCTCGAACAGTGAGGGCTCGCCTTCGGTCATACCGAACAGACTATCCACGAACGGATCACCGACGGCGGAGCGCCCCGCGCGGAACGCTCGCACCGACAACGAGCCGAAGCCACCGTTCCGGGCCCGTCACCGCCAGCGCTCGGTCAAGGCCCCCAGCGCTCCCAGCGCCACCGCCCCCGCCGTCGAGGCCCGCAGCACCTCGGGCCCCAACCGGACCGGCCTGGCACCGGCTGCGGTCAGCGCGTCCAGCTCCCCGTCCGTGACCCCGCCCTCGGGGCCGACTACCACGGTCAACCGCCCCTGCCGGGGCAGCGGGACCTCCGGCAGCGCGAGCTCCCCCGACTCGTGCAGCACCATCGCGGCGGCGCAGTCGGACAGCGACTCCGCCACGGCGGAAGTCCCCGCGGGATCCTCGACCACGGGGGTCCAGGCCCTGCGCGCCTGCTTCGCCGCCTGTCGCGTGGAATTGCGCCAGCGTTCGAGCGCCTTGGCCCCGCGGGGGCCGTCGTCCCACTTGGCCACGCAACGCTCAGCCCGCCACGGCATGATCGAATCCACCCCGGCCTCGGTCGCCAGCTCCACGGCCAGCTCACCGCGATCGCCCTTGACCAGCGCCTGCACCAGCCGCACCCGCAGCTCCGGCTCGGGCACCCGCTGCCGGTCCAGCACTTCCAGCTCGAGAACGTCCCTGCCCGCTTCCACGACCCGGCACTCGGCGAGCCCGCCCCGCCCGTCCGACAGCGTCAGCCGGGCCCCGGAGCGCATCCGGCGCACGGTGGCGGCGTGCTTGCCCTCCGGCCCGTCCAGCCGGGTGTGCGTTCCCGCGGGGAGTTCGTCGACCGAGAAGACCGGCAGAGTAGATGGCATCGAAACTCACTGGATTGGAAGTTCGGGGGTCGGTTTGCTCGGCGGGTTCCGTGGGGGAACCTCAGTCGGGGGCTCGCTGCGGGATCCTCGACATCGGGTAGCCACCTACACAACGTCGAGGCTGTCCTCGCGAGACCCAAGACTGAGAACCCCCGGCGGTGCCGGTTGCTCAGGCTCAGAGCACTGGCGTCGGTGGGGCGCCCTGGCCAGTGCTCCTGCCCCGCGGTCGGTCGGGCTGCTCAGGCTCAGAGCACTGGCGTCGGTGGGGCGCCCTGGCCAGTGCTCCTGCCCCGCGGTCGGTCGGGCTGCTCAGGCTCAGAGCATTGGCGTTGGTGGGGCGCCCTGGCCAGTGCTCCTGTCCGGCGGTGCCGGTTGCCCAGGCTCGGAGCACTCGTGTCGGAACGGTGCCCCCTGGTCCGTGCTCCTGCCCCGCGGTCGGTCGGGTTGCGCAGGCTCGTAAGCGCTCGCACCGGGGAACGACCTCGGAAACCTGAACGGGCGCCGACCCGACGCGGTCCCGTCGGAACGGGAACGCGTCGGGGCGGACCACCCGCCCGAACGGCGACCCGCGCACGCGAGCCGCCCGCATCTCAGCCGTCTCAGCGGTGGCCGAACCCGCGGAACCGCGAGAAGATCCCGCTGCGGTGTCCGTTGCCGTTCGCGCTGACAGTGGGTTCGGGCTGCTCCTCGTCCCGTTCCGACGCCAGCTGACGCAGCAGGTCCGCCTGAGTGTCGTCCAGCTTGGTCGGGACGACCACGTCCAAGTGCACGTGCAGGTCACCGTGGCCGCTGATGCGCCCGTTCGAACGCAGCTTCGGCAACCCCTGACCGCTGAGCACGTACTCGGTACCGGGCTGGGTGCCCGGCTCAACGGTCAGCTCCTCCTGGTCCTCGAGCGTCTCGACGTTGATCACGGTGCCCAGCGCGGCCGCGGTCATCGGGACCTGGACGTTGCAGTGCAGGTCCGCACCGTCCCGCACGAAGCGCTCGTGCGGCAGCTCCTCGACCTCGACGAAGAGGTCGCCCGCCGGACCGCCGCCCGGACCGACCTCGCCCTCTCCGGCGAGCCGGACCCGCATGCCGTCACCGACACCGCCGGGGATCTTGACCGTGATCGTGCGCCTGGAGCGCACTCGCCCGTCCCCGTTGCACTGCTGGCACGGATCGGTGATGACCTCACCGAGCCCCTGGCACACCGGGCAGGGACGCGAGGTCATGACCTGCCCCAGGAAGGAGCGCTGCACGGACTGGATCTCGCCACGTCCGTCGCAGGTGTCACAGGTGGAGGGAGCGGTTCCCGCACTCGAACCCCCACCCTGACAGGTGTCGCACACGACAGCGGTGTCGACCGTGACGTCACGGTTCACACCCCGCGCGCAGTCCTCCAGCGTCAGCTCCAACCGCAGCAGCGCGTCGGAACCCTGCTGGACGCGGCTGCGCGGGCCTCGACCCGCGCCACCTCCGGTGCCACCGCCGAAGAACGCGTCCATGATGTCGCCGAGGCCGCCGAAACCGGCGAACGGGTCGCCACCGGCGCGTCCTCCCGCGCCACCGCCGCCGCTGTCCATCGGATCGCCGCCCAGATCGACCATCTGACGCTTCTGGGGATCCGAGAGGACCTCGTAGGCGGTGCTCACCTCCCGGAAGCGCTCCTGGGCACCGTCCTCCTTGTTGACATCAGGGTGCAGTTCCCGCGCAAGCTTGCGGTAAGCCCGCTTGATCTGATCCTGGGTCGCGTCCTTGGATACCCCGAGGATCCCGTAGTAGTCCTTGGCCACCTTGTGCGTTCTTCCTCTGCTCGTCTAGCGGGTACATGCCGAAGATTTCCGAGGGATGGGTGCCGCTCGCCACGCCTGCCACGCGGACGTCACCGTCCCGCCAGGATCTCTCCCACGTAGGACGCAACGGCACGAACCGCTGCCATCGTTCCCGGATAGTCCATCCGAGTGGGGCCGACCACGCCCATGCCCCCCAGTACCGTCCCATGCGAACCGTAACCGGTGGAAACGACCGAGGTGGTCTGCATCTCCTCGGCCTCGTTCTCCATGCCGATCCGGACCGTCACGCCCTCCGAGTCACGGGCCGCCGCCAGCAGGCGCAGCACGACCACCTGCTCCTCGAGAGCTTCGAGCACCTGCCACAACGAACCGGGGAAATCCGCGACGTTGCGGGTCAGGTTCGGGGTCCCCCCGAGAACCATCCGCTCATCGGGGTGCTCGACCAGGGTCTCGATGAGCACGCCGCAAACCCGCGACATGGTCTCACGCAATTCGGGAGGCGCCTGTTCCGGAAGTTCTGCGACCGAAGCGGAGGCATCGGCCAGCCGCTTGCCCGCCATCGCGGAATTGAGCACGGTGCGCAGCCGGGTGACGTCCTCCTCGCCTATGACGTCCCCGAGGTCGACCATACGCTGATCGACCCGTCCCGTGTCCGTGATCAGCACCAGCATCAACCGCGCCGAAGTGATGGTCACCACTTCCACGTGGCGCACCGTCGACTGGGTCAGCGTCGGGTACTGCACCACTGCGACCTGCTGGGTGAGCTGCGCCAGCAGCCGCACGCTGCGCCTCATCACGTCGTCGAGGTCCAGCGCGCCCCCGAGGAAGGCGTGAATGGCCCTGCGCTCCGGGGAGGTCAGCGGCTTTATCTCGTTGATCCGGTCGACGAAGGTGCGGTAACCCTGATCGGTGGGGATCCGACCCGCGCTCGTGTGCGGCTGCGCGATCAGTCCCTCTTCCTCGAGAACGGCCATGTCATTGCGTACAGTGGCGCTGGACACACCGAGGTCGTGCTGTTCGACGAGGGTCTTGGAACCGACCGGCTCGTTGGTGGACACGTAATCGGCAACGATCGCGCGCAGCACCTCGAAACGGCGCTCGTCCGCGTTCACCAGCGTCACCTCCTCGTCCGGCGCGTCCCGCTCCGGTGGACACGTCCGACTCGGCACACACGGTTCGTGCCTGCCATCCGTCAGTCGAGTTTACGGTGTTTCGCCCCTGCAGCCGAGAGGCCAGGGGACTCGTTTCCCCATCCGAACCGTCCGCCGGACCCCGGCACGACAACGCGCTCCTGCGGGCACCTCGGCAACGAGGAAGGTCCTCCGCCGCATTCCACCGGCACGTCCCGCAGAACGCCGAACCGGCGGGCACCGAACCGGCAGGCGCGGAACCGATCAGCCGATCAGACGCCGCACGACCCCGTCCGCGAGCAGCCTTCCCCGGTCGGTGAGCACGCAGCGGCCCTCCCGCAGCCGTTCCCCCCGGAGCAGCCCGTCCTCCACGGCCTGCCACGCCTCGTCGACCCCTGCCCGGTCGAGCACCTCGACGGGAAGTCCGCCGTCCAGGCGCAGTTCCAGCATCACGCGCTCGATGCGGCGGTCCTCCTCGGTCAGCACCTCCCTGCCGGTGGCGGGGGAGTTCCCGGAGGCCAGGGTCGCGGCGTAGCGCGCGGGGAACTTGAGGTTCCACCACCGGACCCCGCCGACGTGGCTGTGCGCGCCCGGACCGGCACCCCACCAGTCGCCGCCGCGCCAGTAACCGATGTTGTGCCTGCAGCGCGCCTCCTCGGTCGAGGCCCAGTTCGACACCTCGTACCACCGCAGCCCCGAGCCGCTCAACACACTGTCGATCAGTTCGTACTTCTCCGCGAGGACGTCCTCGTCCGGCATGGGCAGCTCGCCGCGCCGAACCCGCCGGGCCAGCGCCGTGCCCTCCTCGACGATCAGCGAATAGGCCGACACGTGGTCGACCTCCGCGCTCAGCACGGCCTCGAGCGTGCTGCGCAGGTCCTGCGTGCTCTCCCCCGGGGTCCCGTAGATCAGGTCCAGGCTGACGTGCTCGAATCCGGCGGCGCGCGCCTCGCCCGCCGCGGCCACGGCCCGCCCCGGCGTGTGCCTGCGGTCCAGCACGCGCAGCACGTGCTCGGCCGCCGACTGCATGCCCAGCGAAACCCTGGTGTAGCCCGCCCGCCGGATCGTGTCGAACAGCTCGGGCGAGGTGGACTCCGGATTGGCCTCCGTGGTCACCTCCGCGTCCGCGGTCAGGCCGAACGAGTCGCGCACCGCGTCCAGCACCTCGGCCAACCCGTCGCCCCCGAGCAGGGAGGGGGTCCCCCCTCCGACGAACACCGTCTCGGCCCTGGGGGCCCGCTCCGGACCGCCGAGCGCGCGGACACCGAGCCGGAGCTCCTGCTTGAGCGCTTCCAGCCACCCTCCGAGGCTGCCCCCGCCCTCCAGCTCGTCGGCGGTGTAGGTGTTGAAGTCGCAGTAGCCGCACCGGGTGGCGCAGAACGGCACGTGCACGTAAACCCCGAACGGACGCTTTCCCACGCCTTCCAACGCCCCTTCGGGCAAGCTCCCGTCCGCGGGAGGGGTCTCACCGGTCAGTGGTTGTGCGGTCACGCCCCCAGTGTCCCAGCGACCAGCTCCCCGTCCGGATCCCGAGCCCCGGAACCGCCGGGTAACTCCGGTCACAGCGTTCCCAGCATGCGGATGAGACTGGACCACCCGGTGAGCTCCTGGCAGGCTGACGAACATGGACGCGACCCCCACCGAGCTGCTGCTGGTCGCCCGGCGCTACTTGGATCTGCGGCGGGTGTCGAGCGCGCTGTGCCGTAGCGCGGGCTAGTCCGTCGACGCGTTTTCACGACGCCCGATCCGGAAATCGCTCTTTTCGGATCGCGAGCAAACTTTCCCGAGACAGTCTCCTCGCGGCGTAGTAACGCCACGTCATCCCGGAGGTCGGCCGAATGGTCCCCCCGACGGAAGCACCGAGCCAGCCGAAACGCCGCTCCCCCGCCCGCAAGGGCAAGGGCGGCGCCGAAGGACAGTGGGCGCTCGGGTACCGCGAACCGCTCAACGGCAACGAACAGTCCAAGAAGGACGACAATCCGCTCAACGTGCGCAGCCGCATCGAGAACATCTACGCGCTGCGCGGCTTCGATTCCATCGACCCGTCCGATCTGCGCGGCCGTTTTCGCTGGTGGGGACTCTACACCCAGCGGGCCCCCGGAATCCCGGGCGCCCGGACCGGCACCATAGAGCCGGAGCAGCTGGACGACTCCTACTTCATGCTGCGAATCCGCGTGGACGGCGGCGCGCTGACCACCGAGCAGCTGCGGGTCATCGGGGAGATCTCGCAGACCTACGCGCGCGACACCGCCGACGTCACCGATCGGCAGAACGTCCAGCTGCACTGGATCCGCGTGGAGGACATGCCCGAGATCTGGCGACGGCTGGAGTCCGTCGGGCTCTACACCACCGAGGCGTGCGGTGACTGCCCGCGCGTGATCCTCGGCTCCCCCGTGGCCGGGATCGCCGCCGACGAGGTCGTCGACGCCACGCCCGCCATCCGTGAGATAACCCACCGCTACATCGGCGACGAGTCGCTGTCCAACCTCCCCAGGAAGTTCAAGACGGCCATCTCCGGATCTCCGCGCCAGGACGTGGTGCACGAGACGAACGACGTCTCGTTCATCGGGGCGCACCACCCGGAGCACGGGCCCGGCTTCGACCTCTGGGTCGGCGGGGGGCTGTCCACCAATCCCAAGCTCGCCGTGCGCCTGGGCACCTGGATCCCGCTCGAGGACGTGCCCGAGGTCTGGAACGCCGTGGTGCAGATATTCCGGGACTACGGTTACCGGCGGCTGCGCAACAGGGC contains:
- a CDS encoding nitrite/sulfite reductase, with the translated sequence MVPPTEAPSQPKRRSPARKGKGGAEGQWALGYREPLNGNEQSKKDDNPLNVRSRIENIYALRGFDSIDPSDLRGRFRWWGLYTQRAPGIPGARTGTIEPEQLDDSYFMLRIRVDGGALTTEQLRVIGEISQTYARDTADVTDRQNVQLHWIRVEDMPEIWRRLESVGLYTTEACGDCPRVILGSPVAGIAADEVVDATPAIREITHRYIGDESLSNLPRKFKTAISGSPRQDVVHETNDVSFIGAHHPEHGPGFDLWVGGGLSTNPKLAVRLGTWIPLEDVPEVWNAVVQIFRDYGYRRLRNRARMKFLVADWGAEKFREVLENEYLGRELLDGPAPPIPEGARDHVGVHEQVDGNYYVGVTSVAGRVSGSKLIEVAEAAERVGSRRVRTTVEQNLLVLDVPGSEVEGLISELDQLGLHARPSSWRRSVMACTGIEFCKLAIVETKNRATDLVEDLERRLKDVQGDIEKPVTVNLNGCPNACARTQVSDIGLKGQLVRDEEGNQVEGFQVHLGGGLGRDAGFGRKIRGHKVTSAEVGDYVERLVRRYLEQRSSDETFAEWANRVSDEALT
- a CDS encoding PhoH family protein; translated protein: MAGIAADGAAAQPGQPPQTQQTQSTRTVPDTAVLALLGSKDENLRTVEEVLEADVHVRGNEVTLTGGPTEVAFAESVFDELIELVSKGNQLTPDIVRRSVAMLAGDNGDSPADVLAMDVLSRRGRSIRPKTANQKHYVDAIDDNTVVFGVGPAGTGKTYLAMAKAVRALQAKEVSRIVLIRPAVEAGERLGYLPGSLYEKIDPYLRPLYDALYEMVDPESIPRLTQAGTIEIAPLAYMRGRTLNDAFIILDEAQNTTPEQMKMFLTRLGFGSQIVVTGDVTQIDLPGGQRSGLKVVREILEGIDDVYFCTLDSQDVVRHRLVGEIVNAYDRWQARQESGGDTQSTERPEGRARKQA
- the hemW gene encoding radical SAM family heme chaperone HemW: MTAQPLTGETPPADGSLPEGALEGVGKRPFGVYVHVPFCATRCGYCDFNTYTADELEGGGSLGGWLEALKQELRLGVRALGGPERAPRAETVFVGGGTPSLLGGDGLAEVLDAVRDSFGLTADAEVTTEANPESTSPELFDTIRRAGYTRVSLGMQSAAEHVLRVLDRRHTPGRAVAAAGEARAAGFEHVSLDLIYGTPGESTQDLRSTLEAVLSAEVDHVSAYSLIVEEGTALARRVRRGELPMPDEDVLAEKYELIDSVLSGSGLRWYEVSNWASTEEARCRHNIGYWRGGDWWGAGPGAHSHVGGVRWWNLKFPARYAATLASGNSPATGREVLTEEDRRIERVMLELRLDGGLPVEVLDRAGVDEAWQAVEDGLLRGERLREGRCVLTDRGRLLADGVVRRLIG
- a CDS encoding putative leader peptide — encoded protein: MDATPTELLLVARRYLDLRRVSSALCRSAG
- a CDS encoding 16S rRNA (uracil(1498)-N(3))-methyltransferase, which encodes MPSTLPVFSVDELPAGTHTRLDGPEGKHAATVRRMRSGARLTLSDGRGGLAECRVVEAGRDVLELEVLDRQRVPEPELRVRLVQALVKGDRGELAVELATEAGVDSIMPWRAERCVAKWDDGPRGAKALERWRNSTRQAAKQARRAWTPVVEDPAGTSAVAESLSDCAAAMVLHESGELALPEVPLPRQGRLTVVVGPEGGVTDGELDALTAAGARPVRLGPEVLRASTAGAVALGALGALTERWR
- the ybeY gene encoding rRNA maturation RNase YbeY, with protein sequence MSIEIANESAVGVPETTIVSVARFALDQMGVSRLAELSIVLVELDVMADLHERWMDLSGPTDVMAFPMEEYEAPRSPESTDSGPGVLGDIVLCPEFARDQARNAGHRMEDELYLLTVHGVLHLLGYDHAEPEEEREMFGLQNRLLEEFRAAKTEADRAAQQRDADSRVLGVVGLDDSAESADDAER
- a CDS encoding histidine triad nucleotide-binding protein; its protein translation is MTEGEPSLFERMMSGEIPAEFVHHDERTIAIRDINPQAPVHVLVVPRKRYRNAAELAGDDPELLAELFRVAANIAESEGIAESGYRLLFNTNEDAGQTVFHVHLHVLGGRQLGALAQQV
- the hrcA gene encoding heat-inducible transcriptional repressor HrcA — protein: MVNADERRFEVLRAIVADYVSTNEPVGSKTLVEQHDLGVSSATVRNDMAVLEEEGLIAQPHTSAGRIPTDQGYRTFVDRINEIKPLTSPERRAIHAFLGGALDLDDVMRRSVRLLAQLTQQVAVVQYPTLTQSTVRHVEVVTITSARLMLVLITDTGRVDQRMVDLGDVIGEEDVTRLRTVLNSAMAGKRLADASASVAELPEQAPPELRETMSRVCGVLIETLVEHPDERMVLGGTPNLTRNVADFPGSLWQVLEALEEQVVVLRLLAAARDSEGVTVRIGMENEAEEMQTTSVVSTGYGSHGTVLGGMGVVGPTRMDYPGTMAAVRAVASYVGEILAGR
- the dnaJ gene encoding molecular chaperone DnaJ gives rise to the protein MAKDYYGILGVSKDATQDQIKRAYRKLARELHPDVNKEDGAQERFREVSTAYEVLSDPQKRQMVDLGGDPMDSGGGGAGGRAGGDPFAGFGGLGDIMDAFFGGGTGGGAGRGPRSRVQQGSDALLRLELTLEDCARGVNRDVTVDTAVVCDTCQGGGSSAGTAPSTCDTCDGRGEIQSVQRSFLGQVMTSRPCPVCQGLGEVITDPCQQCNGDGRVRSRRTITVKIPGGVGDGMRVRLAGEGEVGPGGGPAGDLFVEVEELPHERFVRDGADLHCNVQVPMTAAALGTVINVETLEDQEELTVEPGTQPGTEYVLSGQGLPKLRSNGRISGHGDLHVHLDVVVPTKLDDTQADLLRQLASERDEEQPEPTVSANGNGHRSGIFSRFRGFGHR